One segment of Panicum virgatum strain AP13 chromosome 1K, P.virgatum_v5, whole genome shotgun sequence DNA contains the following:
- the LOC120712050 gene encoding uncharacterized protein LOC120712050, which translates to MELEAAAPALTRRDGRKLARCPRLQLGTETVAAIEQSTGESVAADAAAERGAGPGMRVKIVLSKQQLKQVAAAVAGGGGGGGGFALPPALEQLVSVLKRQHAKKLAAADVVAAARRRDRWSPALQSIPEECF; encoded by the coding sequence ATGGAGCTGGAGGCTGCCGCGCCGGCGTTGACGAGGAGGGACGGCCGGAAGCTGGCGAGGTGCCCGCGGCTGCAGCTGGGCACCGAGACGGTCGCGGCCATCGAGCAGTCCACGGGGGAGAgcgtcgccgccgacgcggcCGCCGAGCGGGGCGCGGGGCCCGGGATGCGCGTCAAGATCGTGCTCAGCAAGCAGCAGCTCAAGCAGGTGGCCGCGGCCgtcgcgggtggcggcggcggaggaggaggattcgcgctgccgccggcgctggagcAGCTCGTCAGCGTGCTCAAACGGCAGCACGCCAAGAAGCTGGCGGCGGCCGACGTGGTGGCCGCCGCGAGGCGCCGGGACCGGTGGTCGCCGGCGCTGCAGAGCATCCCGGAGGAGTGCTTTTAG
- the LOC120712058 gene encoding hippocampus abundant transcript 1 protein-like — protein sequence MELPEPQFVGKSLGIAAMKDFAGLGHLFVVSFLFYFSSFMVIPAITDVTMEAVCPGRDECSVAIYLSGFQNAVTGLGALVVTPVVGNLSDRYGRKALLTLPVTVAILPLFILACNRSDLYFYGYYVANIVAGIFCGGNMHCLCLAYVADHVGPRRRAAAFGLLSGVSAAGFVSGTLTARFLATSSTFQVAAAVAIVAALYLRVFLPDSGGVSCSDEACDPLLQASSCTSSTSSSASSSEPDGDLSPRLPPQKGGLPSLSDMFALLTGSLAMSGAATITFFYSLGEQGLQTALMYYLKAQFGYSKDEFANLLLIASLAGMLSQLIVMPILAPILGEEILLIVGLLGGCTHAFLYGIAWSYWVPYFSAAFIILSAFVHPSIRTNVSKNVASNEQGIAQGCISGISSFASILGPLIFTPLTAWFLSETEPFNFKGFSILCTGFCTLIAFIISMRMRGAQSRACKKSTVQHEQA from the exons atggagctccCCGAACCCCAG TTCGTGGGGAAGTCTCTGGGGATAGCCGCCATGAAGGACTTCGCGGGGCTAGGGCACCTGTTCGTGGTGTCCTTCCTCTTCTACTTCTCCTCCTTCATGGTGATCCCGGCGATCACCGACGTCACCATGGAGGCCGTCTGCCCCGGCCGCGACGAGTGCTCCGTCGCCATCTACCTCAGCGGCTTCCAGAACGCT GTCACCGGGCTGGGGGCGCTCGTGGTGACCCCCGTCGTCGGCAACCTGTCGGACAGGTACGGGAGGAAGGCGCTGCTGACGCTGCCGGTGACCGTGGCCATCTTGCCGCTGT TTATTTTGGCGTGCAACCGCTCCGACTTGTACTTCTACGGGTATTACGTGGCAAACATCGTGGCCGGGATCTTCTGCGGGGGCAACATGCATTGCCTCTGCCTTGCCTACGtg GCGGACCACGTGGGGCCCAGGCGTCGCGCGGCGGCGTTCGGTCTCCTCTCCGGCGTGTCGGCGGCCGGGTTCGTTTCGGGGACCCTGACCGCGCGCTTCCTCGCCACCTCTTCCACCTtccaggtcgccgccgccgtcgctatAGTGGCCGCGCTTTACCTCAGGGTTTTCCTACCCGACTCCGGCGGCGTCTCCTGCAGTGACGAAGCCTGCGATCCGCTCCTCCAGGCTTCAtcctgcacctcctccactTCGTCTTCCGCTTCATCTTCCGAACCCGATGGAGACCTCTCGCCGAGGCTTCCGCCACAGAAGGGCGGGTTGCCGTCTCTATCCGACATGTTTGCGCTTCTTACTGGCAG TTTGGCCATGTCAGGGGCAGCAACCATCACTTTCTTCTACAGCCTAGGTGAACAAGGCCTTCAGACTGCATTGAtg TACTACCTGAAGGCACAATTTGGTTACAGCAAAGATGAGTTTGCCAATCTACTTCTAATTGCTAGTCTTGCCGGAATGCTATCACAG CTAATTGTAATGCCTATCCTGGCTCCAATTCTGGGTGAAGAGATACTGCTTATTGTCGGGCTGCTAGGAGGATGCACTCAC GCTTTCTTGTATGGCATTGCATGGTCATACTGG GTGCCCTATTTTTCTGCAGCATTTATAATTTTGAGTGCTTTTGTTCACCCATCT atAAGGACCAATGTATCGAAAAATGTCGCATCGAATGAGCAG GGAATTGCTCAAGGATGTATATCTGGGATTAGTTCTTTTGCCAGCATATTAGGTCCCCTCATTTTCACTCCCTTAACTG CATGGTTCCTTTCTGAAACAGAGCCCTTCAACTTCAAAGGTTTCAGTATTTTGTGTACTGGCTTTTGCACC CTCATTGCGTTTATTATCAGTATGAGGATGCGTGGAGCTCAATCCCGTGCATGCAAAAAGAGCACCGTTCAGCATGAACAAGCATGA
- the LOC120712064 gene encoding uncharacterized protein LOC120712064 produces MARHAKTDSDVTSLAASTPPRSPRGRPAYYVLSPAASHPDVHLGASGRAAEKMSLAGSTPAESPLHYHFHHHRHNHSGAGAAGGGGGVHHSRESSTGRLLFSDQLRSGGDVAAVASAPWRRFAQSSGAGSVGDDDDDDEGASLRGGFASSQWRCYALGALAFVAVFAFFLLVLWGASRSYKPHVVVKSVVFESYHIQGGMDRTGVPTRMMSVNATVRLRFRNRGTFFSLHVTATPFVLFYGELTVASGEMAEFYQPRKSGRTVTVSVVGKQVPLYGSGVSLHSKPNNGRLGPAVVPVRLAFVLRARAHILGLLVKSKFYRRVRCGLDIREARLGRPARGVANACEYRDGR; encoded by the exons atGGCCCGGCACGCCAAGACGGACTCCGACGTGACGAGCCTGGCGgcgtccacgccgccgcgctccccgcgcggccgcccGGCCTACTACGTGCTTAGCCCCGCCGCCTCGCACCCGGACGTCCACCTGGGCGCCTCCGGCCGCGCTGCCGAGAAGATGTCGCTCGCGGGGTCCACCCCGGCCGAGTCGCCGCTCCACTACCacttccaccaccaccgccacaaccactcgggcgccggcgccgcgggcggcggcggcggcgtgcaccACTCCCGGGAGTCCTCCACGGGGCGGCTCCTCTTCTCCGACCAGCTCCGCTCTGGCGgcgacgtcgccgccgtggcgagcgcCCCCTGGCGCCGGTTCGCGCAGTCCAGCGGCGCTGGCAGCGtcggggacgacgacgacgacgacgagggcgcGTCCCTGCGCGGCGGCTTCGCGTCGTCGCAGTGGCGGTGCTACGCGCTCGGCGCGCTCGCGTTCGTCGCCGTCTTCGCCTTCTTCCTGCTCGTGCTCTGGGGCGCCAGCAGGTCCTACAAGCCTCACGTCGTCGTCAAG AGCGTGGTGTTCGAGTCGTACCACATCCAGGGCGGGATGGACCGGACGGGCGTGCCGACGAGGATGATGTCCGTGAACGCGACGGTGCGGCTGCGCTTCCGCAACCGCGGCACCTTCTTCAGCCTGCACGTCACCGCCACGCCGTTCGTCCTCTTCTACGGCGAGCTCACCGTCGCCTCCGGAGAG ATGGCGGAGTTCTACCAGCCGAGGAAGAGCGGGCGCACGGTGACGGTGTCCGTGGTGGGGAAGCAGGTGCCGCTCTACGGCTCGGGGGTGAGCCTGCACAGCAAGCCCAACAACGGCCGCCTCGGCCCCGCGGTGGTGCCCGTGCGCCTCGCCTTCGtgctccgcgcgcgcgcccacatcctcggcctcctcgtcaAGTCCAAGTTCTACCGCCGCGTGCGCTGCGGCCTCGACATCCGCGAGGCGCGCCTCGGCAGGCCCGCGCGCGGCGTCGCCAACGCCTGCGAGTACCGCGACGGGAGGTGA
- the LOC120712073 gene encoding mechanosensitive ion channel protein 6-like, with translation MDQALRKSSLRAQGSGKSSSRPGSGALDPRQAEEVVVRVDGNGNGHAPFSFHAADGGGGGGKAGNATPSTNSTATTPRTASGPRSSEASSPRSPAKVWREGSYEFWSTDGGGGGQSADGRPAAPEAFSFKNRPPQSPSQAPSPSLAPQQPGAPAGAAPEGGGVDPPTRLIGSFLRKQAASGGEVSLDLDLDMEELGRAAQLREQPSFSSSLERDARVSFREPQKRRSTSPGSSDSDTDDGRKRGGGDGDDGEVVRCTSSSTAAGAGPLLRAKTRSRLMDPPPQSQPAPAAAPVIDDERKASIPRTPTKSGQLFSGRMSKKSGPMGGKSGPMEEEEEDPFADEGIPDDFKRGKLDALTVLQWLGLFLVIAALVCSVTIRILSEKKVLGLHLWKWELLVFVLICGRLVSGWVIRIAVFGIERNFLLRKRVLYFVYGVRSAVQNALWLGLVLASWHFMFDKNVQQETNSPVLPYVTKILFCFLVATLIRLVKTLLLKVLASSFHVSTYFDRIQEALFNQYVIETLSGPPLVDENHVLQEVHELQRAGATIPKELRDALPTKNVSGQRNIQFSGVMPKGEGSKQLSKEKGEGISIDMLHKLNQKNVSAWNMKRLMRIVLFGTLTTMDEQIQQATGEGDESATQIRSEYEAKIAAKKIFNNVATPGSKYIYLSDLMRFMRREEAIKAMNLFEGAQEHNRVSKRSLKNCVVNAFRERKALALTLNDTKTAVNKLNQMANVVVGIVVFALWLLILGIATTHFFVFLSSQILLAVFVFGNTLKTVFEAIVFLFVMHPFDVSDRCEIEDVQMVVEEMNIMTTVFLRYDNLKIYYPNSVLATKPIMNFYRSPDMGEGIDFSIHVATPVEKLALMKERILRYIDNKKEHWYPGAMVVLRDVDDTNKLKVSIWLRHTLNFQDMGMRWTRRELVLQEMIRVLKDLEIEYRVLPLDVNVRTAPPIQSTRMPTTWSYS, from the exons atggACCAGGCGCTGCGCAAGAGCAGCCTGCGGGCGCAGGGGTCCGGCAAGTCCTCGTCGCGGCCGGGGTCCGGGGCGCTGGACCCGCggcaggcggaggaggtcgtcgtGAGGGTCgacgggaacgggaacgggcACGCCCCGTTCTCTTTCCAcgccgcggacggcggcggcggcgggggaaagGCGGGGAATGCGACCCCCAGCACCAACTCCACGGCGACCACGCCGCGGACGGCGAGCGGGCCGAGGTCCAGCGAGGCCAGCTCGCCGCGGTCTCCGGCCAAGGTGTGGCGGGAGGGAAGCTACGAGTTCTGGAGCAccgatggtggcggcgggggcCAAAGCGCTGACgggcgccccgccgcccccgagGCGTTCAGCTTCAAGAACCGTCCGCCGCAGTCGCCCTCGCAGGCGCCGTCCCCTTCGCTggcgccgcagcagccgggggcgccggcgggcgccgcGCCGGAGGGAGGCGGCGTGGACCCGCCCACGCGGCTCATCGGCAGCTTCCTCCGGAAGCAGGCGGCGTCCGGCGGCGAGGTGTCGCTCGACCTCGACCTGGACATGGAGGAGCTCGGGAGGGCGGCGCAGCTGCGCGAGCAGCCGTCCTTCTCCAGCTCGCTCGAGCGGGACGCGCGCGTCTCCTTCCGGGAGCCCCAGAAGCGGCGCTCCACGTCGCCGGGCTCCTCCGATTCCGACACCGACGACGGCCggaagcgcggcggcggcgacggcgacgacggcgaggtggtTCGATGCACGTCGTCTTCCACTGCCGCGGGAGCGGGCCCGTTGCTGCGAGCCAAGACGCGCTCCCGGCTGAtggacccgccgccgcagtcgcAGCCGGCTCCCGCCGCGGCTCCTGTCATCGACGACGAGCGGAAGGCTTCAATCCCGCGGACTCCTACAAAGTCCGGCCAGCTCTTCTCGGGGCGTATGTCTAAAAAGTCCGGGCCCATGGGCGGCAAGTCAGGtcccatggaggaggaggaggaggacccatTCGCGGACGAGGGCATCCCCGATGACTTCAAGCGTGGGAAGCTGGATGCTCTCACTGTCTTGCAGTGGCTCGGCTTGTTCCTCGTCATCGCGGCATTGGTGTGCAGCGTCACCATAAGGATCTTGTCCGAGAAGAAGGTGCTGGGTTTGCACCTCTGGAAATGGGAGCTCCTCGTGTTCGTGCTCATCTGCGGCCGTCTCGTCTCCGGATGGGTCATCAGGATTGCTGTGTTCGGCATCGAGCGCAACTTCTTGCTGCGGAAGCGCGTGCTCTACTTTGTGTATGGCGTGCGCAGCGCCGTGCAGAACGCGCTCTGGCTCGGCCTGGTGCTCGCCTCCTGGCACTTCATGTTTGACAAGAACGTGCAGCAGGAGACGAACTCTCCGGTGCTGCCCTACGTGACGAAGATACTGTTCTGCTTCCTCGTTGCCACGCTCATCCGCCTCGTCAAGACATTGCTGCTCAAGGTGCTGGCTTCGTCCTTCCATGTCTCCACATATTTTGATCGGATTCAGGAAGCATTGTTCAACCAGTATGTCATTGAGACACTCTCTGGGCCACCACTAGTGGATGAGAACCATGTGCTTCAGGAGGTTCATGAGCTCCAGCGTGCAGGCGCAACAATACCGAAGGAGCTTCGAGATGCACTGCCAACCAAGAATGTGTCTGGGCAGAGGAACATTCAGTTTTCAGGGGTCATGCCTAAGGGAGAAGGTAGCAAGCAGTTGTCAAAGGAGAAAGGGGAGGGGATCTCAATTGATATGCTTCATAAGCTCAACCAGAAAAACGTCTCAGCTTGGAACATGAAGAGGTTGATGAGGATTGTTCTGTTTGGGACACTGACAACTATGGATGAGCAGATACAGCAGGCAACAGGTGAGGGGGATGAATCAGCGACACAGATACGCAGTGAATACGAGGCAAAGATAGCTGCCAAGAAGATATTTAACAATGTAGCAACTCCAGGCTCCAA GTACATATACTTGTCAGACTTGATGAGATTCATGAGGCGGGAAGAGGCTATCAAAGCGATGAATCTTTTCGAAGGAGCACAGGAGCACAACAGGGTCAGCAAGAGGTCTCTCAAGAATTGTGTG GTGAATGCCTTTAGAGAGCGCAAAGCTCTTGCCCTTACACTTAATGATACAAAAACTGCAGTGAACAAGCTGAACCAGATGGCTAATGTCGTTGTGGGGATCGTTGTGTTTGCGCTCTGGCTTCTTATTCTGGGTATAGCAACAACACATTTCTTTGTCTTCCTCAGTTCACAGATTCTCCTGGCAGTTTTCGTGTTTGGGAATACATTGAAGACAGTTTTTGAGGCAATTGTCTTCTTGTTCGTGATGCATCCTTTTGACGTTAGTGATCGTTGTGAGATTGAAGATGTTCAG ATGGTCGTTGAGGAAATGAATATCATGACAACAGTGTTTCTCCGATATGATAACCTGAAGATCTATTATCCAAACAGTGTACTTGCAACCAAACCAATTATGAATTTTTACAGAAGTCCTGACATGGGAGAAGGAATTGACTTCTCCATTCATGTTGCAACACCTGTGGAGAAACTGGCTCTCATGAAGGAACGTATACTACG TTACATTGACAACAAGAAGGAGCACTGGTACCCAGGTGCTATGGTTGTCCTCCGGGACGTTGATGACACCAACAAGCTGAAGGTATCAATTTGGCTTCGGCACACGCTCAACTTCCAGGACATGGGCATGAGGTGGACGAGGCGTGAGCTCGTGCTCCAGGAGATGATCAGAGTCTTGAAGGATCTCGAGATAGAGTACCGGGTGCTGCCGCTCGATGTTAACGTGCGGACTGCGCCTCCGATCCAATCCACAAGGATGCCCACAACATGGAGTTATTCGTGA
- the LOC120712082 gene encoding heterodimeric geranylgeranyl pyrophosphate synthase small subunit, chloroplastic-like encodes MALSSIFLPLPLPKLVSSSRSHRLLPVRASSDAPAASASFDLRRYWTSLIADVESELDAAMPMRPPESIHAAMRYAVLPGAGKEGAAKRAPPVLCVAACELLGAPRSAALPAAAALEMLHAASLVHDDLPCFDAAPTRRGRPSTHAAFGTDMAVLAGDALFPLAYTHIIAHTPSPDPVPHAVLLRVMAELARAVGSTGMAAGQFLDLAGATALGEAEVMQVLTKKFGEMAECSAACGAMLGGAGPDEEAALRRYGRTIGVLYELVDDIRSASGNGKMRSNASVLRALGMDRALGIVEELKAQAKTEADRFADKYGDRVLPLYSFVDYAVERGFELQDAAAAP; translated from the coding sequence atggctctctcctccatcttcctccccctccccctgcccAAGCTCGTCTCCTCCTCCAGATCCCACCGTTTGCTCCCCGTCAGGGCGTCCTCCGacgcgcccgccgcctccgcttctTTCGATCTGCGCCGCTACTGGACCTCCCTGATCGCCGACGTGGAGTCCGAGCTCGACGCCGCGATGCCCATGCGCCCCCCGGAGAGCATCCACGCCGCCATGCGCTACGCGGTCCTCCCGGGCGCCGGCAAGGAGGGGGCCGCCAAGCGGGCGCCCCCCGTGCTCTGCGTCGCCGCCTGCGAGCTCCTCGGCGCGCCGCGCTCGGCCGCGctcccggccgcggcggccctcGAGATGCTCCACGCGGCGTCGCTCGTGCACGACGACCTGCCGTGCTTCGACGCCGCGCCCACGCGACGCGGGCGCCCCTCCACGCACGCCGCCTTCGGCACCGACATGGCCGTCCTCGCGGGTGACGCGCTCTTCCCGCTCGCCTACACCCACATCATCGCGCACACCCCGTCGCCGGACCCGGTGCCCcacgccgtcctcctccgcgtCATGGCGGAGCTCGCGCGCGCCGTCGGATCCACCGGCATGGCGGCGGGCCAGTTCCTCGATctggccggcgccaccgccctcGGCGAGGCCGAGGTCATGCAGGTCCTGACGAAGAAGTTCGGCGAGATGGCCGAGTGCTCCGCGGCCTGCGGCGCCATGCTCGGCGGGGCCGGGCCCGACGAGGAGGCCGCGCTGCGGCGCTACGGCCGCACCATCGGCGTCCTGTACGAGCTCGTCGACGACATCCGGAGCGCGTCAGGGAACGGCAAGATGAGGAGCAACGCCAGCGTCCTGCGCGCGCTGGGCATGGATCGCGCGCTCGGCATCGTGGAGGAGCTCAAGGCCCAGGCCAAGACGGAGGCCGACAGGTTCGCGGACAAGTACGGTGACCGGGTGCTGCCCCTGTACAGCTTCGTGGACTACGCGGTGGAGAGAGGGTTTGAGCTCCAggatgcagcagcagcgccatga
- the LOC120655815 gene encoding subtilisin-like protease 3, with product MTTRLHLALLVLLSSSGLVSSIRRASDNNSPLAAYLVTVRRPDGLLSADEPDASEMWHTYLLGQVCNTSDPATAERFPTAESRLIYSYSHVVSGFSAWLTPQEVDAMAWFPWFVEAVPDKSYKLMSVDTPTAPELSWLDGVRDGVWNKGNTGEGITIGVLDAGIAAGNLPVSPDAEGMPSPPAKWKGGCDNSEACNNKLIGLRTFVDTSRALGAAMFIGEVGNMEQPTSDEVGHSFMQRASVLGIEYDKAFEVAPKAHLAIYRVCNEGCHPAAVNAGMVAAVDDGVDVVSMCVGTKDNAVFHDVDVTVPSYRASARGVLVCAPAGSSGPDMLKVESSAPWLLTVAASDIDHRVVTNVELGNGILKPDVSAPGADTLAESPHGDDKYTDAQIKAATSMAAAHVSGVAALIKKAHYEWSPAAIKSALVTTADPVGPGDALAGEGASYFVTGAGEVNPVKALDPGLVYDLSAGDFIPYLCGRSLGEDQTRQIVETAGASCAETGEVAAKDLNYPSIMVFMGDGAQQVEAKRTATNVGEPAETYRTEVTAQGVDVAVNPSTMVFSDVGQKRDFVVTVRRQASTPAKAVIEGELKWVSEKHVVRSPMVVVVGETVASSGGHSYGAGVASIES from the coding sequence ATGACAACCCGACTTCACCTcgccctcctcgtcctcctaaGCTCGTCAGGCCTCGTTTCATCCATCCGTCGAGCCTCCGACAACAacagcccgctcgccgcctACCTCGTCACCGTCCGCCGCCCGGATGGCCTGCTCAGCGCCGACGAGCCGGATGCGTCCGAGATGTGGCACACGTACCTCCTCGGGCAGGTGTGCAACACCAGCGACCCGGCCACGGCGGAGCGGTTCCCGACGGCGGAGTCGCGGCTCATCTACTCGTACAGCCACGTGGTGAGCGGCTTCTCGGCGTGGCTCACGCCGCAGGAGGTCGATGCCATGGCTTGGTTCCCCTGGTTCGTCGAGGCTGTCCCGGACAAGAGCTACAAGCTCATGTCCGTGGACACGCCGACGGCGCCGGAGCTCTCCTGGCTCGACGGCGTTCGGGACGGCGTGTGGAACAAGGGCAACACGGGCGAGGGGATCACCATTGGCGTCCTTGACGCTGGCATCGCCGCGGGTAACCTTCCGGTCAGCCCCGACGCCGAAGGGATGCCGTCGCCTCCGGCTAAATGGAAGGGCGGCTGCGACAACAGCGAAGCGTGCAACAACAAGCTGATCGGGCTGAGGACCTTCGTGGACACGAGCCGCGCTCTGGGCGCCGCCATGTTCATCGGCGAGGTCGGGAACATGGAGCAGCCGACGAGCGACGAGGTTGGCCACAGCTTCATGCAGCGCGCGTCGGTTCTTGGGATCGAGTACGACAAGGCGTTCGAGGTCGCCCCCAAGGCGCACCTCGCCATCTACCGCGTGTGCAACGAGGGGTGCCACCCGGCGGCCGTGAACGCCGGGATGGTCGCCGCGGTGGACGACGGCGTGGACGTCGTTTCGATGTGCGTCGGCACCAAGGACAACGCGGTGTTCCACGACGTCGACGTCACGGTGCCGTCGTACAGGGCCTCCGCCCGGGGCGTGCTGGTTTGCGCCCCCGCCGGGAGCAGCGGCCCGGACATGCTCAAGGTCGAGAGCAGCGCGCCGTGGCTGCTCACCGTGGCGGCCAGCGACATCGACCACCGCGTCGTCACCAACGTCGAGCTCGGCAACGGGATCCTCAAGCCCGACGTCAGCGCGCCCGGCGCGGACACACTCGCGGAGTCCCCACATGGTGATGACAAGTACACCGACGCGCAGATCAAGGCGGCCACCTCCATGGCCGCGGCGCACGTTAGTGGCGTCGCGGCGCTCATCAAGAAGGCGCACTACGAGTGGTCGCCGGCCGCGATCAAGTCAGCGCTCGTCACAACAGCCGATCCGGTCGGCCCCGGGGACGCGCTGGCCGGCGAGGGCGCGAGCTATTTCGTGACGGGCGCCGGCGAGGTGAACCCCGTGAAGGCCTTGGACCCGGGCCTCGTGTACGACCTCTCCGCCGGCGACTTCATCCCGTACCTGTGCGGCAGGAGCCTCGGCGAGGACCAGACGCGCCAGATCGTCGAGACGGCGGGTGCCTCGTGCGCGGAGACCGGGGAGGTCGCGGCGAAGGACCTGAACTACCCTTCCATCATGGTCTTCATGGGCGACGGCGCGCAGCAGGTGGAGGCGAAGCGGACGGCGACGAACGTCGGGGAGCCTGCGGAGACGTACCGCACGGAGGTCACCGCGCAGGGCGTCGACGTGGCGGTGAACCCTTCGACGATGGTGTTCAGTGACGTTGGCCAGAAGAGGGATTTCGTCGTCACGGTCAGGAGGCAGGCGAGCACGCCGGCGAAGGCGGTGATCGAGGGCGAGCTCAAGTGGGTGTCGGAGAAGCATGTGGTGCGGAGCCCCATGGTCGTTGTCGTAGGAGAAACTGTTGCGTCTTCTGGCGGTCACTCTTATGGTGCTGGCGTGGCAAGTATCGAGAGTTAG